In the Nocardioides marmotae genome, GCCCCAACGGCGCCGGCAAGTCCACGCTGATCGCGCTGATGTCGGGGTTCCTGGCTCCCTCCGCGGGCACGGTCACCCTCGACGGAGAGCCGTTGTGGCGCAACGAGCAGGTCTACCGCAAGATCGGGCTGGTCCCCGAGCGCGAGGCGCTGTTCGACTACCTGACCGGGCGCCAGTTCGTGGTCGCGAACGCCGAGCTGCACGGCCTGCCCGACCCCGGTGCGGCCGCCCAGCGGGCGATCGCGATGATCGAGCTCACCGACGCCCAGGACCGCTCGATCTCGACGTACTCCAAGGGCATGCGGCAGCGGATCAAGATGGCGTCCGCGCTGGTCCACGACCCGGCGGTGCTGCTGCTCGACGAGCCGTTCAACGGCATGGACCCGCGCCAGCGCATCCACCTGATGGAGCTGCTGCGCACGATGGGCGCCGAGGGGCGCACGGTGCTGTTCAGCTCTCACATCCTGGAGGAGGTCGAGCAGGTGGCCCGCCAGATCGAGGTGGTGGTGGCCGGGCGGCACGCCGCCTCCGGCGACTTCGGCGCGATCCGCCGGCTGATGACCGACCGGCCCAACCGGTTCGTGCTGCGCACCGGCGACGACCGGGCCCTGGCGGCGGCGCTGCTGCAGGACCCGTCGGTGCGTGGCGCCCGGCTGCGCACGGAGGGCGGGATCGAGCTGGAGGCCGCGGACTTCGGGCGGTTCAGCGAGGTGCTGCCGCGCCTGGCGCGCGAGCACGGCATCCGGCTCTTCGAGGTGACCCCGACCGACGAGTCGCTCGAGAGCGTGTTCGGCTACCTGGTGTCCTCATGAGCGGCCAGGTCCTGTCCCCGACGATCGTGCGGCTCGGCGTGCGCAGCGTGTTCGGGCGCTGGCGCGGGGCCCTGCTGTTCGTGCTGCCGCTGAGCCTGATCGGCCTCGCCGTGCTGGTGCGGGCCCTGGTCGGCGCCGACCCGGGCGCCGCCGAGAACACCCTCTACGCCTTCGGCCTGGCCGTGACCGTGCCGCTGGTCGCACTGCTGGCGACCAGCGGGCTGCTCGCCCCCGAGATCGACGACGGCTCGATCTCCTACTTGCTGGCCAAGCCGATCTCGCGCTACACGATCGTGGCCAGCAAGCTCGCGGTCGCGGCAGCCTGCGTCGTGGTCTTCGCCGCCGTCCCGCTGCTGGTGGCGGGACTGGTGCTGCTCGGCTCCGAGCCGTCGCTGGCGCTGGGCTTCCTCGTCGCCGGCCTGGTCGCCGGCCTC is a window encoding:
- a CDS encoding ABC transporter permease, whose amino-acid sequence is MSGQVLSPTIVRLGVRSVFGRWRGALLFVLPLSLIGLAVLVRALVGADPGAAENTLYAFGLAVTVPLVALLATSGLLAPEIDDGSISYLLAKPISRYTIVASKLAVAAACVVVFAAVPLLVAGLVLLGSEPSLALGFLVAGLVAGLAYCSLFALLSVMTRHAIVIGLIYLLGWEGLLGGLLDGVRWLSITRWAGEIVDTIAGVHLVDDLSIWYAVVASVVVIALGAWLTGRRLRAFNLTGDE
- a CDS encoding ABC transporter ATP-binding protein; amino-acid sequence: MSTIVIDHVSRWYRNVVAVNDVSMSIGPGVTGLLGPNGAGKSTLIALMSGFLAPSAGTVTLDGEPLWRNEQVYRKIGLVPEREALFDYLTGRQFVVANAELHGLPDPGAAAQRAIAMIELTDAQDRSISTYSKGMRQRIKMASALVHDPAVLLLDEPFNGMDPRQRIHLMELLRTMGAEGRTVLFSSHILEEVEQVARQIEVVVAGRHAASGDFGAIRRLMTDRPNRFVLRTGDDRALAAALLQDPSVRGARLRTEGGIELEAADFGRFSEVLPRLAREHGIRLFEVTPTDESLESVFGYLVSS